TCAGGGTCCTTACACGCAGGTTTCTGGTCTGGAGAACGCGTTTAGGAAGAGCGTGAACTGGCGCGCACAGAAACTGGAGCATAAGCGGCCTCAAGCCTAAATGGCTGGTCTTTGGCCATTTTGGCCATTTAGGCTTGAGTTCCTTATGTGCAGGTTTCTGCGCCAGAGAACGCGTTTAAAAAAGAGCGTGAACCAGACCGGTCTCTGGTGTAGGGAACACGTTTAAAAACGGAGGCAACTTGAACGATGAAAACCAAACGTAATCATTTTTTGCCGGGTGCACTGGCACTGTATTTTTCCTATGCGATGCTGGGGATTGCATCTTCCATTCTAAGTCAGTATAAGGCGCAGTTTGCTTCGAATTGGGGTGCGCAACAACTGAGCAATGGCACCGTTGACGTCAGCATGGTCGTGTCAGTGATTGCGGAGTTCGGGTTAGGTCGCTTGATTGCCTATCCGTTTGCCGGGCCAGTGTCGGATCATTTTGGCCGGAAGGTTTCTGGGACGATTGGGATCGGGTTGTATGTGATCTTCTTCATCGGCATCATCACGGTCAATAGTTTCTGGGCGGCTTATCTCATCGGTATTCTTAATGGGATGGCGAACTCATTTTTGGACACCTGTGTTTCCCCGAGTCTCATGGAAATGTTTCCGGAATCGGCGTCGATTGCCAATCTTCTGACAAAATTCGCTGTGGTCACCGCGCAGTTTATCTTGCCGTTCTTCATTGGCGGCGTTGCGGCGGCTGGCCTGTCATTTCGGACGATCTTCATCATCTGCGGCGTGGCGCTGGCTGCGGATGCCATTGCCATTATCGTTTTCCCATTTCCTAAGCGGGAAAAACCAGAGCTGAATGCAGCTGGCACGCCTGAAAAAATGCATTTTTCAATTGGGTCTGTGGCGGCTATTTTAATTGGTTTCACCAGTTCGACCACCTTCATGGTTTGGTTGAATTGCAACCAGGAACTAGGGGCGGCTTACGGGGTTAAAAATCCAGCAACGCTGCAATCGTTATACGCCGTTGGTGCTGGGATTGCGGTGTTGCTGACGGCTCGTCTGATCAAAGCCGGTTTAAAAGAAAGCACCGTTTTGATCCTGTATCCGACGATTGCGGTGGTCATGTTAGCCTTGTGCTACTTTGTGCAGACGCCGGTCATTCTTTACATTGGTAGTTTTGTGATTGGTTATGCCGCGGCTGGCGGTGTGTTGCAACTTGCCACCTCAACGACTATCAGTTTCTTCCCCAGTCATAAAGGCACAGCGACTTCGCTGGTCATGATTGCCTCAAGTATTGCCAACTATGCGGTGTTATCCGCCGCTGCCGGGTTGACCAAGGCCTTTGGCGATGCGGCACCACGGATGATCATTCTTTTGAATATTGTCATCACGATTGTCGGCATCGGTTTAGCACTGGTCGTGAAGACGCAGGAAAAGCACGTCCTAGCAGTTTCACAAGTCCATTAGCAAAAAGGAGTTCGGAACATGTCATTAAAAGATGAAATTGACGGTCACACCGTTTTAGCTGGCTTACTGGCGCATCCTGCTGGCCACTCGATGTCGCCGGCAATGTATAACGCAACATTTGAAAAACTTGGGTTAAATGATGCTTACCTGTCCTTTGATGTTGATGCACCTGAATTGGCACACGCCTTGCAAGCTATGCGCAGCCTGCATTTTCTGGGTGGTAATTTGTCGATGCCGAATAAGCAAAAGGCCATACCGTTGTTGGACAAACTATCGCCGGCCGCAAAATTGATCGGTGCCGTAAATACCATTGTCAATGACCACGGGGTGCTGACCGGCCATATCACCGATGGCACAGGCTTCATGCAAGCACTGAGCAACGATGGCTTGGATATTCGCGGCGAGAAAATGACACTGGCAGGAGCTGGCGGTGCGGGGACAGCGATTGCGATTCAAGCAGCTTTGGACGGTGTCCGGGAAATCAATATTTTTAATCGTCGTGATGCTTCGTGGCAAAATGCCGAACGTAATGTGGCCATCATTAATGACCAAACGCAAGGCCATGCGACATTGTTTGCACTCGATGATCAACCGGCGTTAAAGGCTAGCATTTCGGATTCAGTGATCTATGTTGATGCGACACCCGCGGGGATGAAGCCGCTAGAAACTATTAGTAATGTGCCTGATGGCGATTGGTTTACGCCAGAGACGATCGTGTTTGATACGGTCTATGCACCGCGCGAAACCAAACTTATGCAGCTCGCTAAAGAAGCCGGTGTGAACCACGTGTATAACGGCATTAACATGCTGATCA
This genomic window from Lacticaseibacillus paracasei subsp. paracasei contains:
- a CDS encoding MFS transporter — its product is MKTKRNHFLPGALALYFSYAMLGIASSILSQYKAQFASNWGAQQLSNGTVDVSMVVSVIAEFGLGRLIAYPFAGPVSDHFGRKVSGTIGIGLYVIFFIGIITVNSFWAAYLIGILNGMANSFLDTCVSPSLMEMFPESASIANLLTKFAVVTAQFILPFFIGGVAAAGLSFRTIFIICGVALAADAIAIIVFPFPKREKPELNAAGTPEKMHFSIGSVAAILIGFTSSTTFMVWLNCNQELGAAYGVKNPATLQSLYAVGAGIAVLLTARLIKAGLKESTVLILYPTIAVVMLALCYFVQTPVILYIGSFVIGYAAAGGVLQLATSTTISFFPSHKGTATSLVMIASSIANYAVLSAAAGLTKAFGDAAPRMIILLNIVITIVGIGLALVVKTQEKHVLAVSQVH
- a CDS encoding shikimate dehydrogenase gives rise to the protein MSLKDEIDGHTVLAGLLAHPAGHSMSPAMYNATFEKLGLNDAYLSFDVDAPELAHALQAMRSLHFLGGNLSMPNKQKAIPLLDKLSPAAKLIGAVNTIVNDHGVLTGHITDGTGFMQALSNDGLDIRGEKMTLAGAGGAGTAIAIQAALDGVREINIFNRRDASWQNAERNVAIINDQTQGHATLFALDDQPALKASISDSVIYVDATPAGMKPLETISNVPDGDWFTPETIVFDTVYAPRETKLMQLAKEAGVNHVYNGINMLINQGAAAFHLWTGLQMPVDYIRETVFGEPAAVAHS